A stretch of Mesoplodon densirostris isolate mMesDen1 chromosome 7, mMesDen1 primary haplotype, whole genome shotgun sequence DNA encodes these proteins:
- the LOC132494023 gene encoding protein NYNRIN-like, with protein MDNKVALPSAQAASLLSDIHKSLHIGPKAMFRFLDPLFYLPGLREAISKAHMACQTCASVTPQGGLRPRIPTHQMRGHQQGEDWQVDFTHMPRCKRFRYLFTLVDTFSGWIEAYPTAQETADTVTSILLRHIIPQFGLPTSIQSDNGPTFVSQVVQQVSKALHITWKLHIPYRPQSSGKVERANGILKDHLTKLSLEVRVSWPELLHLALTRIRASPRGPTVLSPFEVLYGRPFLLHDLPTQSPPLASYLPYLSLLRHLLREHADRSLPTVAVSKALSLPLQPGDSVLLKELHPQSLKPWWTGPHTVILTTPTAAKLLGHPSWYHVSRLKAAPTPEAGSAQPLGPTRLWLTRHPASPPAASAASPTT; from the coding sequence ATGGACAACAAAGTTGCCCTCCCTTCAGCCCAGGCGGCCAGTCTCCTATCAGACATTCACAAGTCTCTACACATAGGTCCCAAGGCTATGTTCCGTTTTCTGGATCCTCTTTTCTACCTGCCTGGACTCAGGGAGGCTATCTCCAAGGCTCACATGGCTTGTCAAACCTGCGCCTCTGTCACCCCACAAGGAGGCCTACGACCCCGGATCCCAACACACCAGATGCGTGGACATCAACAGGGCGAGGACTGGCAGGTCGACTTTACCCACATGCCTCGCTGCAAACGCTTTCGATATCTGTTCACTCTCGTCGATACCTTTTCAGGTTGGATCGAGGCTTACCCAACGGCCCAAGAGACAGCAGACACAGTCACCTCTATCCTACTCCGACATATCATTCCCCAGTTTGGTTTGCCAACCTCCATACAGTCAGACAATGGACCCACCTTTGTCTCCCAGGTGGTTCAACAGGTATCCAAGGCCCTCCACATTACCTGGAAACTCCACATCCCCTACCGTCCTCAGTCATCCGGTAAGGTTGAACGCGCCAATGGGATTTTAAAGGATCACCTCACCAAACTCTCTCTTGAGGTACGCGTCTCGTGGCCTGAACTACTTCATCTAGCCCTTACCCGAATCCGAGCCTCACCTCGGGGTCCCACCGTCCTCAGTCCATTTGAAGTACTCTACGGCCGACCTTTCCTCCTACACGACCTACCCACCCAGAGTCCACCCCTAGCCTCTTACCTCCCTTACTTGTCCCTGCTGCGCCACCTCCTCCGGGAACATGCAGATCGCAGCCTTCCAACAGTAGCTGTCTCCaaggctctctctctccctttacaACCAGGAGACAGTGTTCTCCTCAAGGAATTACACCCTCAGTCCCTTAAACCGTGGTGGACGGGCCCCCATACAGTAATCCTTACCACTCCCACAGCAGCCAAACTTTTAGGACACCCCTCTTGGTACCATGTCTCCCGCCTTAAGGCGGCCCCAACCCCGGAGGCCGGGTCAGCCCAGCCACTGGGGCCCACGAGGCTATGGCTCACTCGCCACCCTGCCTCTCCTCCCGCTGCTTCTGCTGCTTCTCCTACCACCTAG